From the genome of Bifidobacterium asteroides, one region includes:
- a CDS encoding glycosyltransferase: MSARNQSRTRFSLLMAVYAGDTPSFVARALKSDTIEQTLMPNQVVIVCDGPLGKELAQLIDRYPTELKRQLLQTDRAEEMPEFTIVRLPTNRGLAHALNLGLRSCKHELVARADSDDISRPSRFSVLIPLLASSGLDALGSAIQEFANDEHAPGRIRYLPSGGSELRAYATLHSPLHHPSVAFHKTSVWKVGGYPEKSGRFEDYRLWETMLVAGEHIGNIKEPLVLYRSDTAMYHRRGGMRMFRDELRLQADFLHDRFISPIQYVRNILIRACYRLLPDQVRSCLYAIMTTLLNRFHGKSVNDSRKK, encoded by the coding sequence ATGAGCGCAAGGAACCAGAGTCGCACTCGGTTTTCCCTCCTGATGGCGGTCTATGCCGGGGACACACCTTCCTTCGTTGCCCGTGCATTGAAATCCGACACCATCGAACAAACCCTCATGCCCAATCAGGTCGTCATTGTGTGCGACGGTCCATTGGGTAAAGAACTAGCTCAACTGATTGATCGGTATCCGACTGAGCTGAAGAGGCAGTTGCTCCAGACCGACAGGGCCGAAGAAATGCCCGAGTTCACGATCGTGCGGCTGCCGACCAACAGAGGACTTGCTCACGCGCTTAATCTCGGGTTAAGGTCCTGCAAGCACGAACTGGTGGCCAGAGCGGACAGCGACGACATCTCCCGCCCATCAAGATTCAGCGTTCTCATCCCCTTGCTTGCCTCATCGGGTTTAGATGCTCTGGGTAGCGCCATCCAGGAGTTTGCGAATGACGAACACGCCCCTGGCCGGATCCGCTATCTGCCAAGCGGAGGATCCGAACTTCGGGCATATGCCACTCTGCATTCCCCGCTGCACCACCCCAGTGTGGCCTTTCACAAGACCAGCGTGTGGAAGGTGGGCGGTTATCCGGAAAAATCCGGGCGCTTTGAAGATTACCGTCTTTGGGAAACCATGCTGGTCGCCGGCGAGCATATCGGCAACATCAAGGAACCTCTTGTTCTCTACCGATCCGATACGGCTATGTATCACCGCAGAGGCGGCATGCGCATGTTTCGTGACGAGCTGCGCCTGCAAGCCGATTTTCTGCATGACCGCTTCATCAGCCCCATACAATATGTCAGAAACATCCTCATCCGCGCCTGTTACCGTCTGTTGCCCGACCAAGTACGCAGCTGTCTGTATGCCATCATGACCACCCTGCTCAACCGGTTCCACGGGAAGTCGGTGAATGACAGCCGAAAGAAGTGA
- a CDS encoding DUF6541 family protein — MQSTLMTWQQSLPLLLFIITALYLPGCLLVVVLGNRKPIFVTALGPVASIALAGIDGMLFQLLGISWNWRSYVLSAVILIAIILLTRQLFNHFRNSDGVGRESLALTTDGGKTKPRLRHFLPPIIGTALAACNIGIRLMHAAPSPDQVTQNYDSVFHYNVVARIVLTGQASSLHALPPIREIYPIAFQQFAALGALVYHPATAVSAVTCTWLAFAALIWPVSMLFLIRTLLGRHAWSDLFAPALASCCAGFPFLLLDWGTLYSMFAGQVILPVFVALTWSWCTEGWRQNRRSAVGLAWILLSAVAVSFCHFRVMMTGALLVLPLILIWLIRAGRQLAQTSKHRFRVAVGLLAAGFLVLLAIGLKIFHNLYLRGPARKISDHLNGGPAQPTEDLPSAIVRFLLGQPIDSGNRRLPVYWPLALALLLALIVLCLHHSRKDMLLVSSFLLLGLVFVACAGTHADWAKILTALWYKDQRRLFCAWPVVAIPIMGMALEHGIEALKEYTPQAEKMISMPIMMLAATVAVLICAVNPQLDSMEKTLGSTYAFAANNADAPMLSTDEFLLMKRMGRHVPASEQVLSDPWNGSGYMLAVGGSTPFYAHLNMNWDHDHAYLATNFERIGSDPQVCRILTDHHIDWYADMGGPYVANDPQHQIFNNLHPVPQALRLVDSQGRAKLYRITACRH; from the coding sequence ATGCAATCTACCCTGATGACCTGGCAACAATCCTTGCCGCTGTTGCTGTTCATCATCACAGCCCTGTATCTGCCCGGATGCCTGCTGGTGGTAGTCCTGGGCAACCGTAAGCCTATCTTCGTGACGGCGCTTGGCCCTGTGGCCTCCATCGCACTGGCCGGCATCGATGGCATGCTCTTCCAGCTGCTCGGTATATCCTGGAACTGGCGCTCCTACGTGCTTTCGGCCGTAATACTCATCGCCATCATTCTCCTGACACGCCAACTTTTCAATCATTTTCGTAATTCGGATGGAGTCGGCCGAGAATCCTTGGCGCTGACTACCGATGGCGGAAAAACCAAACCTCGATTGAGGCACTTCCTTCCGCCAATCATCGGCACAGCACTGGCTGCTTGCAATATCGGCATCAGACTGATGCACGCCGCACCTTCGCCGGATCAGGTCACGCAGAATTATGACTCGGTCTTCCACTACAACGTAGTGGCACGAATTGTGCTTACTGGCCAGGCTTCATCACTGCACGCTCTTCCGCCCATCAGGGAAATATATCCAATCGCATTTCAGCAGTTCGCTGCCCTGGGAGCACTGGTCTACCACCCAGCGACGGCAGTCAGCGCCGTCACCTGCACCTGGCTGGCCTTTGCTGCTCTGATATGGCCGGTCTCCATGCTCTTTCTGATCAGAACCCTGCTGGGAAGACATGCATGGAGCGATCTGTTCGCACCTGCGCTCGCCTCATGCTGCGCGGGATTCCCCTTCCTCTTGCTGGATTGGGGCACCTTATATTCCATGTTCGCCGGTCAGGTCATACTGCCCGTCTTCGTCGCGCTTACCTGGTCCTGGTGCACGGAAGGGTGGCGGCAAAACCGCCGATCCGCAGTCGGCCTTGCCTGGATTCTCCTCAGCGCCGTCGCCGTATCCTTCTGTCATTTCAGGGTCATGATGACCGGCGCTCTTCTTGTACTGCCACTGATTCTCATCTGGCTGATCAGGGCAGGAAGGCAGCTAGCGCAAACAAGCAAGCATCGTTTCCGCGTAGCCGTCGGGCTGTTGGCTGCCGGATTCCTGGTCCTACTGGCTATAGGCCTCAAGATCTTCCACAATCTGTACCTGCGTGGTCCCGCCCGGAAAATATCGGATCATCTCAACGGCGGCCCGGCGCAACCTACAGAAGACCTGCCATCCGCCATAGTGCGCTTTCTGCTGGGACAGCCCATCGATTCAGGCAACCGCCGGCTGCCGGTCTACTGGCCTCTGGCTCTGGCCTTGCTTCTAGCTCTGATCGTGCTCTGTCTGCACCACAGCAGAAAGGACATGCTCCTAGTGTCCTCCTTCCTGCTGCTGGGCCTGGTTTTCGTCGCCTGCGCGGGCACCCATGCCGATTGGGCCAAGATCCTTACAGCCCTGTGGTACAAGGATCAACGTCGCCTGTTCTGTGCCTGGCCTGTAGTAGCCATACCCATCATGGGCATGGCCTTGGAGCATGGCATCGAAGCCTTGAAAGAGTATACGCCGCAGGCCGAGAAGATGATATCAATGCCAATTATGATGTTGGCAGCCACGGTAGCCGTGCTGATCTGCGCTGTAAATCCGCAGTTGGACTCCATGGAGAAGACTTTGGGCTCAACATATGCCTTCGCAGCCAACAATGCCGATGCCCCTATGCTGTCAACTGACGAATTCCTGCTGATGAAGAGAATGGGCCGCCATGTCCCGGCCAGCGAGCAAGTTCTATCCGATCCCTGGAACGGCAGCGGATATATGCTGGCCGTTGGTGGCAGCACACCCTTCTATGCCCATTTGAATATGAACTGGGACCATGATCATGCCTACCTGGCCACAAACTTTGAGCGCATAGGCTCCGACCCACAGGTATGCAGGATCCTGACCGATCATCACATAGATTGGTATGCGGATATGGGCGGACCGTACGTTGCCAACGACCCCCAGCATCAGATCTTCAATAACCTTCACCCCGTTCCGCAAGCCCTTCGACTGGTCGACAGCCAGGGCCGGGCGAAGCTCTACCGGATCACCGCCTGCCGTCACTGA
- a CDS encoding MFS transporter, producing the protein MSTTPTQPSSRKQAVYPYLIVLSGIVFTAIPVSLVCSCAGIFFTPVSSYFHVPKAAFTGYFSIFSITMVIFLPVAGWLMHRYDLRIVLTASTILAGLGCLGMSRSSAMWQFYLCGVVLGIGMPPILYLSVPALINAWFRKRVGFFIGLCMAFTGIGGVIFNQIGTMIIRSAPDGWRRGYLVFAVLILVVTLPFTIFVIRGTPEQMGLHPYGAADQEPAAAEAASNSTGTVSKDKRSPEPAASTVGMTASQALHSPAFWALALFCGLITMNQTIYQFLPSYAASLPSMAAYTGLIASSCMAGQAIGKVVLGMVNDGSIVGGLCLGIGGGILGVCLMVAFPGLPALLLLGAFAFGLVYACTTVQTPILVTAVFGSHDYTNIYARIQMVGSLASAFAALFWGAIADQPHGYIIMFGLSILIMIAALFLGIIPLKGTRKSTTQTA; encoded by the coding sequence ATGTCGACGACACCGACACAGCCCTCATCACGAAAACAGGCTGTTTATCCGTACCTGATCGTGCTGTCGGGCATCGTCTTCACAGCCATCCCGGTATCGCTGGTCTGCAGTTGCGCGGGCATCTTCTTCACTCCTGTCAGCAGCTACTTCCATGTTCCCAAGGCCGCATTCACTGGGTATTTCAGCATCTTCAGCATCACCATGGTCATCTTCCTGCCGGTGGCCGGATGGCTGATGCACCGCTACGATCTGCGCATCGTCCTGACGGCAAGCACCATCCTGGCCGGTCTGGGCTGCCTGGGTATGTCCCGATCATCCGCCATGTGGCAGTTCTATCTATGCGGAGTGGTTCTGGGAATCGGCATGCCGCCCATCCTCTATTTGTCAGTGCCCGCACTCATCAACGCCTGGTTCCGCAAACGGGTTGGATTCTTCATCGGTCTGTGCATGGCTTTCACCGGCATAGGCGGGGTAATCTTCAACCAGATAGGCACCATGATCATCAGATCCGCCCCTGATGGATGGCGGCGGGGATATTTGGTCTTTGCCGTTCTCATTCTGGTGGTCACCCTGCCCTTCACCATTTTCGTCATTCGCGGCACGCCCGAACAGATGGGTTTGCATCCTTACGGCGCCGCCGACCAGGAGCCTGCTGCAGCTGAGGCTGCCTCCAACAGCACAGGCACCGTAAGTAAAGACAAAAGAAGTCCAGAGCCTGCCGCATCTACCGTAGGGATGACGGCTTCCCAGGCCTTGCACTCCCCTGCCTTCTGGGCGCTGGCGCTCTTCTGTGGCCTGATCACCATGAATCAGACCATCTACCAGTTCCTGCCCTCCTATGCGGCGTCACTGCCATCCATGGCGGCCTACACGGGCCTGATCGCCTCCTCCTGCATGGCCGGTCAGGCTATCGGCAAAGTGGTCCTGGGCATGGTCAACGACGGCAGCATCGTGGGCGGGCTCTGCCTGGGCATCGGCGGCGGCATTCTCGGCGTCTGCCTCATGGTCGCCTTCCCCGGATTGCCCGCACTCCTCCTGCTGGGGGCCTTCGCCTTTGGCCTGGTCTACGCCTGTACTACAGTGCAGACGCCTATCCTGGTTACAGCGGTCTTCGGCTCGCACGACTACACCAACATCTATGCCCGGATCCAAATGGTGGGATCCCTGGCTTCGGCTTTCGCTGCTCTCTTCTGGGGCGCCATCGCTGACCAACCCCACGGCTACATCATCATGTTCGGTCTGAGCATCCTGATCATGATTGCGGCCTTGTTCCTGGGCATTATCCCTCTGAAGGGGACGCGAAAGTCGACCACTCAAACCGCCTGA
- a CDS encoding glycosyltransferase, producing the protein MQTMRFSVVAVVVSYNRSKLLRECLDGISGQSRKPDRVLVVDNASVDGSVDVVLSHPLKPDLIRLHHNMGGAGGFVAGMAAALAKIPPHCEAYLWLMDDDVVPQPNALSGLLDAASEAYADNGSWPSALGSEAVWVDGRVHGMNKPRRRLPTRRGRPQLQASVHAYQVRSLSFVSCLVNVKAVQAARTLPRAAFFLWNDDFEYTSRLLKTGIGYYVPASRVWHKTKVFGSSDADPGSRFFYEVRNKIWMFRFSRGNFTTVEFLALLLATGRRWLLTLVRAHDRRLILHCLSRGLKVGLATRPVSNHDMFAQEPEVQSLIDRADQ; encoded by the coding sequence ATGCAGACTATGAGGTTTTCTGTCGTCGCTGTTGTTGTCTCCTACAATCGGTCCAAACTCCTTCGGGAGTGCCTGGATGGCATAAGTGGCCAGTCCCGCAAGCCAGATCGAGTCCTTGTCGTAGATAACGCAAGTGTGGACGGATCGGTGGATGTGGTCTTGTCGCACCCCCTGAAGCCCGACTTGATCCGTTTACATCACAATATGGGCGGTGCAGGAGGATTCGTGGCTGGCATGGCAGCGGCCCTGGCGAAGATTCCTCCTCATTGTGAGGCCTACCTATGGCTGATGGATGACGATGTGGTGCCGCAGCCCAATGCTCTGTCCGGCTTGCTTGATGCTGCCTCCGAGGCCTATGCTGATAACGGATCCTGGCCATCTGCTTTGGGTTCTGAGGCTGTGTGGGTCGACGGCAGGGTGCATGGGATGAACAAGCCCCGTCGGCGTCTGCCGACCAGAAGGGGCAGACCGCAGTTGCAGGCCAGCGTCCATGCCTATCAGGTCCGCTCCTTGTCCTTTGTCTCCTGCCTGGTGAACGTCAAGGCCGTCCAAGCCGCCAGAACCCTGCCACGTGCTGCCTTCTTTCTTTGGAATGACGACTTCGAATACACCTCCAGACTGCTGAAAACAGGCATAGGATATTACGTTCCTGCCAGTCGGGTATGGCATAAAACCAAGGTCTTCGGCTCCAGCGATGCCGACCCGGGTTCTCGCTTCTTTTACGAGGTGCGCAACAAGATATGGATGTTCCGATTCAGCAGGGGCAATTTCACAACGGTTGAGTTTCTGGCACTGCTTCTTGCTACTGGCAGACGGTGGCTCCTTACCCTTGTCAGGGCGCATGATCGTCGGTTGATCTTGCATTGCTTGTCTCGAGGATTGAAAGTCGGCCTGGCTACACGCCCTGTCAGCAACCATGATATGTTTGCCCAAGAACCCGAGGTTCAGTCACTGATCGACCGTGCCGATCAGTGA